The segment tataaaataatttccaTAATGTTATTGTTTTTGTCCAGATTGAGAAACCTTTACAGAAACATGGTGGAAGGTTGGAGGATAATGAAAAATATTGTGGTTCCTGTTTTGGAGCTGAAGAGGTAGAAAATCTTCAACAGAGTTCTTTAGTGTTGATATTATTTTGCATTTTAGTCCTCTTTACATAATGTGGTTGCTATTCTTAAACACTTTACAGACAGATGATGCTTGTTGTAATTCATGTGAGGAAGTTCGTGAAGCTTACCGAAAGAAAGGTTGGGGCCTCTCAGACCCTGAATCAATCGACCAGGTAATACTAACTTACCTTCTATGACAACAAAGATTGTGTTTGATTGTGATACTTAGTTTGAAGAAATAGGACATGTCACATCTAGATGTATGATAATTTTTTACTCTTCCATGTCAGTGTCAACGAGAAGGGTATGTGCAAAAGGTGAAAGACGAAGAAGGGGAAGGTTGTAATGTTCATGGTTTCGTTGAAGTCAACAAAGTCGCTGGGAACTTTCATTTTGTTCCAGGACAAAGCTTTCATCAATCCGGTTTTCAGTTTCATGATATGATTATGTTCCAGCAAGGCAACTACAACGTAAGAAGAACTTCCATTCTTGGTTCAATCTCTCTTTATAAGCTCATAATTCAAATGGGTCTCTGACTCCATTGTATCTCTACGCAGATAAGCCACAAGGTCAACCGGTTAGCCTTTGGGGACTTTTTCCCTGGTGTAGTCAACCCTCTAGATGGGTAAAACCTTCTTTCTCTATCCCAACCCGTTACAACACTTTTGTGATTCCGTTTCCAATCATCTTATTTTCTGAAACATCCTCTTGGTTCTCTCTCAGTGTGCAGTGGAATCAGGATAAACAGAATGGCGTGTACCAATATTTCATCAAGGTTTGCCCCCATCTCTACGATATTGTTACTCTTTAGATAACATTCTAGAAGAGGTATCTGTGAGGTTCCTAAATTGTGCATGTTTAGCTTAGTTTTTACTGATAAATTTAAGTATTGAGGATTGTGGACAAATGAGGAAGTCTTATTATTCTCCATCGAGTTTAGCTTCTGCGTATGAGTAGAGTGATAAAGAAATGTGGGATTGTGCAGGTGGTACCAACCATATACACTGATGTTCACGGGAAAACTATTCAGTCAAACCAAGTGAGGAAGCTACTACATCTCCAAATCTCTGTTTAAAACCccgttttttaaaaatctttcaaaagttgTAACAATTGCTTTTGGCAAAAGTTCTCTGTGACAGAACATTTCCAGAACGCGGAAGCAGGTCGAATGCAATCCCCACCTGGTGTTTTCTTCTACTATGATCTGTCTCCCATCAAGGTCTGTTTTCTTGGTTACTAATAATACTAATGATTCTTTTTCATCTCGCTACAACACATTTTAACTTTGATTGATTTGTGTAGGTGATATTTGAGGAGCAGCATGTGGAGTTCTTGCACTTCCTAACAAATGTGTGTGCTATAGTAGGAGGTATCTTCACTGTATCAGGGATAGTGGATTCCTTCATATACCATGGACAACGAGCTATTAAGAAGAAAATGGAGATTGGTAAATTCAactgagtttttgttttttttccctatatatattatt is part of the Brassica rapa cultivar Chiifu-401-42 chromosome A09, CAAS_Brap_v3.01, whole genome shotgun sequence genome and harbors:
- the LOC103869070 gene encoding endoplasmic reticulum-Golgi intermediate compartment protein 3, whose product is MNRLRNLDAYPKINEDFYKRTLSGGVITLVSSVVMLILFFSELRLYMHPVTESHLRVDTTRGEKLRINFDVTFPALQCSIISIDTMDISGERHLDVRHDIFKRRLDSHGNVIEAKQGGIGHTKIEKPLQKHGGRLEDNEKYCGSCFGAEETDDACCNSCEEVREAYRKKGWGLSDPESIDQCQREGYVQKVKDEEGEGCNVHGFVEVNKVAGNFHFVPGQSFHQSGFQFHDMIMFQQGNYNISHKVNRLAFGDFFPGVVNPLDGVQWNQDKQNGVYQYFIKVVPTIYTDVHGKTIQSNQFSVTEHFQNAEAGRMQSPPGVFFYYDLSPIKVIFEEQHVEFLHFLTNVCAIVGGIFTVSGIVDSFIYHGQRAIKKKMEIGKFN